From one Lotus japonicus ecotype B-129 chromosome 3, LjGifu_v1.2 genomic stretch:
- the LOC130748471 gene encoding uncharacterized protein LOC130748471 encodes MALSCYTFISASPPSLSLQSHRPSHLPRRVFYPSASLSSSSPESTASSSSPQSGPSASTSTTTTKASSTPFVESRPPDPAFNYAYANTNGSPIVRMVRATESSIERIIFDFRFLALLAVGGSLAGSLLCFLNGCIYIFDAYKVYWTCCVKGVHSGKMVLRLVEAIDVYLAGTVMLIFGMGLYGLFISNTPPDVPPSVDRALKGSSLFGMFALKERPKWMKISSLDELKTKVGHVIVMILLVKMFERSKMVAISTGLDLLSYSVCIFLSSASLYILHNLHKTD; translated from the exons ATGGCTCTGTCCTGTTACACCTTCATCTCTGCTTCTCCACCTTCACTCTCACTCCAAAGCCACCGTCCCTCACATCTTCCCCGTCGAGTTTTCTATCCAAGTGCTTCCTTAAGCTCTTCATCCCCTGAATCtactgcatcatcatcatcaccacaaAGTGGTCCCTCTGCATCAACCAGCACCACCACTACCAAAGCTTCATCCACCCCTTTTGTGGAGTCTAGACCACCTGACCCTGCCTTCAACTATGCATATGCCAACACCAATGGCAGCCCGATTGTTAGGATGGTTCGAGCCACTGAGTCTTCCATTgaaagg ATCATTTTCGACTTCCGTTTCTTGGCACTCCTTGCTGTTGGAGGTTCCTTGGCTGGGTCACTCTTGTGCTTTTTAAAT GGCTGCATTTATATTTTTGATGCATACAAAGTCTATTGGACATGCTGTGTCAAAGGAGTTCACTCTGGAAAGATGGTTTTGCGGCTGGTTGAAGCAATTG ATGTTTATCTTGCTGGAACAGTCATGTTGATTTTTGGTATGGGCTTATATGGATTGTTCATAAGCAACACACCTCCTGATGTGCCACCTTCTGTAGACCGTGCCCTTAAAGGATCATCTCTATTTGGGATGTTTGCTTTGAAG GAGAGGCCTAAGTGGATGAAAATCAGCTCACTTGATGAACTGAAGACAAAAGTGGGGCATGTTATTGTCATGATTCTTCTGGTGAAAATGTTTGAGAGGAGCAAAATGGTTGCCATTTCCACAGGATTGGATTTGCTTAGTTATTCAGTTTGTATTTTCTTATCATCCGCATCTTTGTATATCCTTCATAATCTGCATAAGACTGACTAG
- the LOC130743204 gene encoding alpha-N-acetylglucosaminidase isoform X2 — protein MALQGVNLPLAFTGQEAIWQKVFKDFNISSEDLNNFFGGPAFLAWARMGNLHGWGGPLSQNWLEQQLVLQKQIISRMMELGMTPVLPSFSGNVPAALTKIFPSAKITRLGDWNTVDSDPRWCCTYLLDPSDPLFVEIGEAFIKKQIKEYGDVTDIYNCDTFNENSPPTSDPAYISTLGAAVYKGISKGDKDAVWLMQGWLFYSDSSFWKPPQMKALLHSVPLGKMIVLDLFADVKPIWKTSFQFYGTPYIWCMLHNFGGNIEMYGTLDSISSGPVDARVSANSTMVGVGMCMEGIEHNPVVYELMSEMAFRDEKVEVLEWLVSYSHRRYGKAVHQVDAAWEILYHTIYNCADGIADHNHDYIVMFPDWDPSTNSSISNNQKKIYFLPHGNRRYLLHKKLSDMPQPHLWYPTEDVIKALQLFLAGGKNLAGSLTYRYDLVDLTRQVLSKLANQVYVKAVTSFQNKNIDDLHFHSNKFLQLIKDIDVLLASDDNFLVGTWLESAKKLAVNPSEKKQYEWNARTQVTMWFDTNATTQSKLHDYANKFWSGILESYYLPRASSYFSHLSESLRQNKKFKLIEWRKQWILQSNKWQEGNELYPVKAKGDALAIAQALYEKYFAK, from the exons ATGGCACTTCAGGGGGTGAACCTGCCCTTGGCATTTACTGGGCAAGAAGCAATCTGGCAAAAGGTTTTTAAG GATTTTAACATTAGTTCCGAAGATTTGAATAATTTCTTTGGTGGACCTGCTTTCCTTGCTTGGGCTCGCATGGGAAATTTGCATGG CTGGGGTGGGCCTTTATCTCAAAATTGGCTTGAACAACAATTGGTCTTACAGAAACAGATAATCTCTCGAATGATGGAGCTAGGGATGACACCAG TGCTGCCATCCTTCTCTGGAAATGTTCCAGCTGCTTTGACGAAGATATTCCCGTCGGCAAAAATAACGAGACTTGGTGATTG GAATACTGTTGACAGTGATCCTCGCTGGTGCTGTACATACCTTCTTGATCCATCTGATCCTCTATTTGTTGAAATTGGGGAAGCTTTTATTAAGAAACAAATTAAAG AATATGGGGATGTCACCGACATCTATAACTG TGACACTTTTAACGAAAACTCCCCACCTACCAGCGATCCCGCATATATATCAACTCTTGGAGCTGCTGTATATAAAGGAATTTCCAAAGGTGACAAAGATGCTGTGTGGTTAATGCAA GGCTGGCTATTTTACTCCGACTCATCATTTTGGAAGCCTCCTCAAATGAAA GCACTTTTACATTCTGTTCCGTTGGGGAAGATGATTGTTCTTGATCTATTTGCTGATGTAAAACCAATATGGAAAACTTCCTTTCAGTTTTATGGTACTCCTTATATATG GTGCATGCTGCATAACTTTGGTGGTAATATTGAAATGTATGGTACTTTGGACTCAATTTCTTCAGGGCCAGTTGACGCTCGTGTCAGTGCAAACTCAACAATG GTAGGCGTTGGTATGTGCATGGAAGGGATAGAGCATAATCCTGTTGTTTATGAGCTGATGTCTGAAATGGCATTTCGTGATGAGAAAGTTGAAGTTCTG GAATGGCTTGTGAGTTATTCCCATAGACGATATGGTAAAGCCGTCCATCAAGTTGATGCAGCTTGGGAGATTCTTTATCATACAATTTACAACTGTGCTGATGGAATTGCT GATCATAATCATGATTATATTGTAATGTTTCCTGATTGGGACCCATCAACAAATTCTAGCATCTCAAACAACCAGAAGAAGATTTACTTCTTACCACATGGAAATAGAAGGTATTTATTACATAAAAAGTTGTCTGATATGCCACAGCCTCATTTGTGGTATCCCACTGAAGATGTAATCAAGGCATTACAACTATTCTTAGCTGGTGGGAAGAACCTCGCTGGAAGTCTCACATATCG GTATGACCTTGTTGACTTAACGCGACAAGTATTATCGAAATTGGCCAACCAAGTATACGTCAAGGCAGTTACTTCTTTCCAAAACAAGAATATTGACGATTTGCACTTCCACAGCAacaagttccttcaactgataAAGGATATTGATGTATTGCTTGCTTCCGACGATAACTTCCTTGTGGGAACTTGGCTTGAGAGTGCTAAGAAACTGGCTGTGAATCCAAGTGAGAAAAAGCAA TATGAATGGAATGCGAGGACGCAAGTGACTATGTGGTTTGATACCAATGCAACTACTCAGAGCAAGCTCCATGATTATG CTAATAAATTTTGGAGTGGCATTCTGGAAAGCTACTATCTCCCACGAGCTTCATCCTACTTTAGTCATTTGTCAGAAAGCTTGAGACAGAATAAGAAGTTCAAGTTGATTGAGTGGCGAAAACAATGGATTTTGCAGTCAAACAAATGGCAGGAAGGTAATGAGCTCTACCCAGTAAAGGCCAAAGGAGATGCTCTAGCCATCGCTCAAGCTCTCTATGAAAAGTATTTTGCAAAATGA
- the LOC130743204 gene encoding alpha-N-acetylglucosaminidase isoform X1: protein MLRFLFLTLILTFSVPVALSKNEAIEPLLQRLDSKRAPPSVQEAAARGVLKRLLPTHLSSFQFKIVSKDVCGGDSCFMINNHNKSSQNGPEIIISGTTAVEIASGLHWYLKYWCGAHVSWDKTGGIQTASVPEPGSLPLLKDEGLKIKRPVPWNYYQNVVTSSYSYVWWDWGRWEKEVDWMALQGVNLPLAFTGQEAIWQKVFKDFNISSEDLNNFFGGPAFLAWARMGNLHGWGGPLSQNWLEQQLVLQKQIISRMMELGMTPVLPSFSGNVPAALTKIFPSAKITRLGDWNTVDSDPRWCCTYLLDPSDPLFVEIGEAFIKKQIKEYGDVTDIYNCDTFNENSPPTSDPAYISTLGAAVYKGISKGDKDAVWLMQGWLFYSDSSFWKPPQMKALLHSVPLGKMIVLDLFADVKPIWKTSFQFYGTPYIWCMLHNFGGNIEMYGTLDSISSGPVDARVSANSTMVGVGMCMEGIEHNPVVYELMSEMAFRDEKVEVLEWLVSYSHRRYGKAVHQVDAAWEILYHTIYNCADGIADHNHDYIVMFPDWDPSTNSSISNNQKKIYFLPHGNRRYLLHKKLSDMPQPHLWYPTEDVIKALQLFLAGGKNLAGSLTYRYDLVDLTRQVLSKLANQVYVKAVTSFQNKNIDDLHFHSNKFLQLIKDIDVLLASDDNFLVGTWLESAKKLAVNPSEKKQYEWNARTQVTMWFDTNATTQSKLHDYANKFWSGILESYYLPRASSYFSHLSESLRQNKKFKLIEWRKQWILQSNKWQEGNELYPVKAKGDALAIAQALYEKYFAK, encoded by the exons ATGTTGAGGTTCCTGTTTCTGACTTTGATTCTAACGTTTTCGGTGCCCGTGGCACTGTCTAAGAATGAAGCCATAGAACCTCTGCTTCAGCGCTTGGACTCCAAAAGGGCACCTCCATCGGTGCAAGAAGCTGCAGCTAGAGGTGTTCTGAAAAGATTGCTTCCTACCCATTTGTCCAGTTTTCAGTTCAAGATAGTTTCTAAG gaTGTCTGTGGTGGAGACAGTTGTTTTATGATAAACAATCACAATAAGTCAAGCCAGAATGGGCCTGAGATTAT CATTAGTGGAACCACAGCTGTTGAGATTGCATCTGGCCTCCATTGGTATCTTAAGTATTGGTGCGGTGCTCATGTCTCGTGGGATAAGACAGGTGGCATTCAGACAGCTTCAGTCCCCGAGCCAGGGTCACTGCCCCTTTTGAAAGATGAGGGTCTGAAGATTAAACGCCCTGTTCCATGGAACTATTACCAAAATGTTGTGACTTCTAGTT ATTCATACGTCTGGTGGGATTGGGGAAGGTGGGAAAAAGAGGTAGACTGGATGGCACTTCAGGGGGTGAACCTGCCCTTGGCATTTACTGGGCAAGAAGCAATCTGGCAAAAGGTTTTTAAG GATTTTAACATTAGTTCCGAAGATTTGAATAATTTCTTTGGTGGACCTGCTTTCCTTGCTTGGGCTCGCATGGGAAATTTGCATGG CTGGGGTGGGCCTTTATCTCAAAATTGGCTTGAACAACAATTGGTCTTACAGAAACAGATAATCTCTCGAATGATGGAGCTAGGGATGACACCAG TGCTGCCATCCTTCTCTGGAAATGTTCCAGCTGCTTTGACGAAGATATTCCCGTCGGCAAAAATAACGAGACTTGGTGATTG GAATACTGTTGACAGTGATCCTCGCTGGTGCTGTACATACCTTCTTGATCCATCTGATCCTCTATTTGTTGAAATTGGGGAAGCTTTTATTAAGAAACAAATTAAAG AATATGGGGATGTCACCGACATCTATAACTG TGACACTTTTAACGAAAACTCCCCACCTACCAGCGATCCCGCATATATATCAACTCTTGGAGCTGCTGTATATAAAGGAATTTCCAAAGGTGACAAAGATGCTGTGTGGTTAATGCAA GGCTGGCTATTTTACTCCGACTCATCATTTTGGAAGCCTCCTCAAATGAAA GCACTTTTACATTCTGTTCCGTTGGGGAAGATGATTGTTCTTGATCTATTTGCTGATGTAAAACCAATATGGAAAACTTCCTTTCAGTTTTATGGTACTCCTTATATATG GTGCATGCTGCATAACTTTGGTGGTAATATTGAAATGTATGGTACTTTGGACTCAATTTCTTCAGGGCCAGTTGACGCTCGTGTCAGTGCAAACTCAACAATG GTAGGCGTTGGTATGTGCATGGAAGGGATAGAGCATAATCCTGTTGTTTATGAGCTGATGTCTGAAATGGCATTTCGTGATGAGAAAGTTGAAGTTCTG GAATGGCTTGTGAGTTATTCCCATAGACGATATGGTAAAGCCGTCCATCAAGTTGATGCAGCTTGGGAGATTCTTTATCATACAATTTACAACTGTGCTGATGGAATTGCT GATCATAATCATGATTATATTGTAATGTTTCCTGATTGGGACCCATCAACAAATTCTAGCATCTCAAACAACCAGAAGAAGATTTACTTCTTACCACATGGAAATAGAAGGTATTTATTACATAAAAAGTTGTCTGATATGCCACAGCCTCATTTGTGGTATCCCACTGAAGATGTAATCAAGGCATTACAACTATTCTTAGCTGGTGGGAAGAACCTCGCTGGAAGTCTCACATATCG GTATGACCTTGTTGACTTAACGCGACAAGTATTATCGAAATTGGCCAACCAAGTATACGTCAAGGCAGTTACTTCTTTCCAAAACAAGAATATTGACGATTTGCACTTCCACAGCAacaagttccttcaactgataAAGGATATTGATGTATTGCTTGCTTCCGACGATAACTTCCTTGTGGGAACTTGGCTTGAGAGTGCTAAGAAACTGGCTGTGAATCCAAGTGAGAAAAAGCAA TATGAATGGAATGCGAGGACGCAAGTGACTATGTGGTTTGATACCAATGCAACTACTCAGAGCAAGCTCCATGATTATG CTAATAAATTTTGGAGTGGCATTCTGGAAAGCTACTATCTCCCACGAGCTTCATCCTACTTTAGTCATTTGTCAGAAAGCTTGAGACAGAATAAGAAGTTCAAGTTGATTGAGTGGCGAAAACAATGGATTTTGCAGTCAAACAAATGGCAGGAAGGTAATGAGCTCTACCCAGTAAAGGCCAAAGGAGATGCTCTAGCCATCGCTCAAGCTCTCTATGAAAAGTATTTTGCAAAATGA